One window of Trichoderma breve strain T069 chromosome 3, whole genome shotgun sequence genomic DNA carries:
- a CDS encoding cytochrome p450 domain-containing protein, giving the protein MLLLSPITLVAAATLLFAIHLIRRLTSPLSKIPGPTASKFTSLVLKWKEIKALRTVYIHQLHQQYGPVVRIAPNEVSFTSWEALKEIYCSGGSGYDKTEFYDLFKIYGRRTMFTTLNKADHAKRKRILADRYANSNVMKSASVAGVQERSSKFVRRCASTPGGVSDIFVKNLELILTVTALHAYACDCITHHLFHPYGTDCITKKEDEEMMHQVAADDSLQNRLISHYAPTLHRLFSRVLYLFAKPRETPLADAFVLETSQLSGTASFTLMSRFDEKTGDLDYIDKAAECLDHMAAGIDTTGDGLCFLLWELSQPRSLSIQRKLAAELRANPETPFDKLPYLDAVVCEGLRCFPPIPMSLPRYVPQGGRSIDGFWLPEKTVVSCQAYSVHRLNSEIFPDGDVFNPERWLELEGDADRRRIQFAFSNGGRGCVGKHLALIEMKTLLRDVYSKFSTTPHESMQEEAMAMSDQLISARPLGQKCLLRFHPLDVDGEKVKL; this is encoded by the exons atgctgctgctctctcccATCACCCTAGTAGCGGCAGCAACCCTGCTATTTGCCATCCACCTGATTCGACGCCTCACATCTCCATTGAGTAAAATCCCAGGACCGACAGCGTCCAAATTCACCTCCTTGGTCCTCAAGTGGAAGGAGATCAAGGCCCTCAGGACTGTCTACATCCATCAACTCCACCAGCAATATGGGCCCGTTGTCCGCATCGCACCCAACGAGGTGTCGTTCACGTCTTGGGAAGCTTTGAAGGAGATTTACTGCTCCGGAGGCAGCGGGTATGATAAGACGGAGTTTTACGATCTGTTCAAGATCTATGGGAGGAG GACCATGTTCACCACGTTGAACAAGGCAGAC CATGCCAAACGTAAAAGGATTCTCGCCGACCGTTATGCTAATAGCAACGTCATGAAGAGCGCTTCAGTCGCGGGGGTCCAGGAACGGTCTTCCAAGTTTGTTCGGCGGTGTGCTTCTACTCCAGGAGGTGTATCGGACATTTTTGTAA AAAATCTGGAATTGATACTGACCGTCACAGCCTTGCATGCGTATGCCTGCGATTGCATTACGCACCATCTGTTCCATCCCTACGGTACCGACTGCATCAccaagaaggaagacgaggagatgATGCACCAAGTAGCAGCAGACGACAGCCTGCAGA ATCGCCTCATCTCGCATTACGCCCCGACTTTGCATCGTCTGTTCTCTAGAGTGCTGTATCTGTTTGCAAAGCCCCGAGAAACTCCCCTCGCCGATGCCTTTGTATTGGAGACTAGCCAGCTCAGCGGCACGGCCTCATTCACCCTCATGAGCCGCTTCGACGAAAAGACAGGTGACCTCGACTACATTGACAAAGCAGCAGAGTGCCTCGACCACATGGCCGCGGGCATCGACACCACGGGCGACGGACTATGCTTCCTCCTGTGGGAGCTGTCGCAGCCGCGCTCGCTGAGCATCCAGCGCAAACTGGCCGCAGAGTTGCGAGCGAACCCCGAGACGCCCTTTGACAAGCTGCCCTATCTCGATGCCGTCGTATGTGAAGGTCTGCGGTGCTTCCCGCCGATCCCAATGTCGCTGCCGCGGTACGTGCCTCAGGGCGGTCGCTCCATTGATGGGTTTTGGCTGCCTGAGAAGACGGTTGTGAGCTGCCAGGCCTATTCGGTCCATCGGCTCAACAGCGAAATATTTCCCGATGGAGATGTGTTTAATCCTGAGCGCTGGCTGGAGCTTGAGGGAGATGCAGACCGAAGGAGGATCCAGTTTGCTTTTTCCAATGGAGGAAGGGGCTGCGTCGGGAAGCA TCTGGCTCTCATCGAGATGAAGACTTTGTTGCGGGATGTTTATTCCAAGTTCAGCACGACGCCGCATGAGTCCATGCAGGAGgaggccatggccatgtcgGACCAGCTCATCTCGGCACGGCCGCTGGGGCAGAAGTGCCTTTTGCGATTTCACCCGCTTGATGTAGACGGTGAAAAAGTGAAGTTGTAA
- a CDS encoding domain found in IF2B/IF5 domain-containing protein, with the protein MALVNVRRDVSDAFYRYKMERLQTKIEGKGNGIKTVVVNLSSVAQSLARPGSYVIKYFGFELGAQTNIDPKDDRWIINGAHDAAKLQDHLDGFINKFVLCKKCKNPETDVVIKDDHIVLDCKACGQRTDVDLRLKLSGFILKNQPKKGKKDKAERRAAKKAKQNGHAKENGHGSGEDGSENGSNDAAENGDVSDDEFQKVQAEATTAATSAEVEVKDDEWAVDMSAEAVKARQAQLPGELKQKLNIGDDEDEDGEGGGNTVYDELGNWIAEQAEEKGGIDKVDSINIYVKAKELGIEAKHRTVLVLVQTVFDKNIVAQIPKRASMLKQFVTSEKHEKALLGGTERLVGGLSKENPDIIQQVVKILQLYYHHDLITEEVVVPWGSKASKKYVDVSTSRKVRKAAEPFIKWLQEASEEESSEEDE; encoded by the exons ATGGCTCTCGTCAACGTTCGTCGCGATGTCAGCGATGCCTTCTACCGCTACAAGATGGAGCGCCTCCAGACCAAGATTGAAGGCAAGGGTAACGGTATCAAGACCGTTGTCGTCAACTTGTCCAGCGTCGCCCAGTCTCTTGCCCGCCCCGGTTCTTATGTCATCAAGTACTTTGGTTTCGAGCTGGGAGCTCAGACCAACATCGACCCCAAGGACGACCGTTGGATCATCAACGGCGCCCACGATGCCGCAAAGCTGCAGGACCACctcgatggcttcatcaacaagTTTGTTCTCTGCAAAAAGTGCAAGAACCCTGAGACCGACGTTGTCATCAAAGACGATCACATCGTGCTCGACTGCAAGGCCTGTGGTCAACGCACCGACGTTGATCTCCGCCTGAAGCTTAGTGGATTCATCCTCAAGAACCAGCccaagaagggaaagaaggacaaggccgAGCGCCGTGCCGCCAAGAAGGCAAAGCAGAACGGCCATGCCAAGGAGAACGGCCACGGCAGTGGCGAAGATGGCTCCGAGAATGGCTCCAACGATGCCGCCGAGAACGGCGACGTCAGCGATGACGAGTTCCAAAAGGTGCAGGCCGAGGCAACCACTGCCGCTACCAGCGCCGAAGTCGAGGTTAAGGACGACGAATGGGCTGTCGACATGAGCgccgaggccgtcaaggcccgCCAGGCACAGCTCCCCGGCGAGctcaagcagaagctcaacattggcgacgacgaggatgaggacggcGAGGGCGGTGGCAACACCGTCTACGACGAGCTCGGCAACTGGATTGCCGAGCAGgctgaagaaaagggcggcattgacaaggttgattccatcaacatctatgtcaaggccaaggagcttGGTATCGAGGCCAAGCACCGAACTGTCCTGGTTCTGGTGCAGACCGTCTTTGACAAGAACATTGTGGCTCAGATTCCCAAGCGCGCCAGCATGCTCAAGCAG TTTGTTACTTCCGAGAAGCATGAAAAGGCCCTGCTTGGTGGTACTGAGCGCCTGGTTGGCGGCCTCAGCAAGGAGAACCCTGACATAATCCAGCAGGTCGTCAAGATCCTGCAGCTGTACTACCACCACGACCTCATCACCGAGGAGGTCGTCGTCCCCTGGGGCTCCAAGGCTAGCAAGAAGTACGTCGACGTCTCTACCTCTCGCAAGGTCCGCAAGGCTGCCGAGCCCTTTATCAAGTGGCTCCAGGAGGCTTCTGAGGAGGAATCCTCGGAAGAGGACGAGTAA
- a CDS encoding THO complex subunit 1 transcription elongation factor domain-containing protein translates to MPALDIENPGVEAVGAFGRLLTELLDEASAAKQTTTIEPALAKSDFANIHDRVSSSLTRPKSAGSTENNAPPDTLRSRQFALVETAARDFFSKLIATTSIDSPEFVKMWNLLDILSILSDDGQCDPALLFWLVEELLDSQTIAGCRKIFDYLESRRERITAKHFKQKNLVILRSCNELLRRLSRAEDTAFCGRVFIFMFQSFPLGDRSSVNLRGEYHVENVTVFETTEDDDSKMEVDTNDTPKEQGDVKTGAKNGAQDSSKALDPDTLYPLFWSLQESFSQPLRLFDAGHFTKFKSSLESTISAFQAIHEDSIYSSKSMENLKRTLKRKRDDDGTETLPEAFNPKYLTSKDLFQLEISDLSFRRHVLVQALIITDFLLSLSKEEREKRTNINVSNKSVIYPDQLNEENTKWATDMKKVISDYLKQGSDGPYFFRMVETVLARDKNWVFWKMASCPPIQRDPVSAASFVESKDAAQKMATNKRLRPNPLNAVPLDFLANEDEGSAMEELKSAERYQLPELDGFKSKIADDDFEIDMPTNNETKAAAVAGKASKSWRALRIASRFKLASFDKIDDPKKINIIFEDDVEGDEDEEDAEPTASEEDMPSNRDPIILSASSGVATSALREKLMSEHKGVFAPVVRHAVREPAEDEVNGKTFHFVKAQEFNQLRDGDRLIEYGTRDGVDYGTSTKAVDAVVDTGKVPIVELDLEAAQFAKDMDFSARYIFIKSSSSDVDEEKTKDLFDTIIVDDGDVEKTAASIGEFIFKGEADAETNGDANMADAPSANGEEEA, encoded by the exons ATGCCAGCTCTCGATATAGAGAACCCAGGCGTCGAAGCCGTGGGCGCATTCGGACGGCTTCTCACAGAGCTTCTGGACGAAGCCTCAGCGGCAAAGCAAACGACAACCATCGAGCCTGCTCTCGCGAAATCCGACTTTGCCAACATCCACGACcgagtttcttcttcgctcaCCCGCCCCAAGAGCGCGGGCAGCACAGAGAACAATGCGCCTCCAGATACCCTCAGATCACGGCAGTTTGCCCTTGTAGAAACAGCGGCTCGCGATTTCTTCAGCAAGTTAATC GCGACAACTTCAATTGATAGCCCAGAATTTGTGAAGATGTGGAACCTGCTGGATATTCTTTCAATACTCTCCGATGATGGCCAATGCGACCCCGCGCTGCTGTTTTGGCTTGTGGAAGAGCTCCTCGACAGCCAGACGATTGCGGGATGTCGCAAGATATTCGACTATCTTGAGTCAAGACGAGAGCGCATCACGGCCAAACACTTCAAGCAGAAGAATCTTGTGATTCTCCGAAGCTGCAATGAGTTGCTGCGGAGACTCTCACGCGCTGAGGATACGGCTTTCTGTGGAAGAGTATTCATCTTTATGTTTCAGAGTTTCCCTCTGGGAGACAGGAGCTCTGTCAACCTTCGAGGAGAATACCACGTTGAGAACGTGACAGTGTTTGAAAcaacagaagatgacgacagTAAAATGGAAGTCGACACCAATGATACTCCAAAGGAGCAAGGCGATGTCAAGACCGGCGCAAAGAATGGCGCGCAGGATTCAAGCAAAGCCCTCGATCCTGACACACTTTATCCTTTGTTTTGGTCTTTACAAGAGAGCTTCAGCCAACCCTTGAGACTATTTGATGCTGGTCACTTTACGAAATTCAAGAGCAGCTTGGAATCCACGATAAGCGCGTTCCAGGCTATCCACGAAGACAGCATATACTCCTCAAAGTCGATGGAGAACCTTAAGCGGACGTTGAAGCGGAAGAGAGACGACGACGGAACCGAGACGCTCCCGGAGGCGTTCAATCCCAAGTATCTTACCAGCAAGGACTTGTTCCAGCTTGAG ATCAGCGACCTCTCCTTTCGACGACACGTTCTCGTGCaggctctcatcatcacagaCTTTCTCTTATCCCtatcaaaagaagaaagggagaAGCGAACCAACATCAATGTATCCAACAAGTCGGTCATTTATCCAGACCAACTCAACGAGGAGAAT ACAAAGTGGGCTACCGACATGAAAAAGGTAATATCAGATTATCTCAAGCAAGGAAGTGATGGGCCATACTTTTTTCGCATGGTAGAAACAGTGCTGGCTAGGGACAAGAACTGGGTCTTTTGGAAGATGGCCAGTTGTCCGCCCATCCAGCGCGACCCGGTGTCAGCTGCGAGCTTCGTCGAGTCAAAGGATGCTGcgcagaagatggcgacgaaTAAGCGTCTGAGACCAAACCCGTTGAATGCCGTGCCGCTCGACTTTTTGGCAAACGAAGACGAAGGCTCGGCAATGGAGGAATTAAAGTCTGCGGAACGCTATCAGTTGCCTGAACTTGATGGATTCAAGAGCAAAATTGCGGATGACGACTTTGAGATTGACATGCCGACGAATAACGAGACCAAGGCCGCGGCTGTTGCGGGCAAGGCGAgcaagagctggagagccCTTCGGATAGCGTCGCGGTTCAAGCTGGCGTCTTTTGACAAAATCGACGACCCCAAGAAGATTAACATCATTTTCGAAGACGACGTTGAAggggacgaggatgaggaagatgctgAGCCGACGGCCAGCGAGGAAGACATGCCTAGCAATCGCGATCCGATCATCCTATCTGCATCCTCTGGCGTTGCAACATCAGCCCTGAGGGAGAAGCTCATGAGCGAGCACAAGGGCGTCTTTGCTCCTGTCGTGCGACATGCTGTCCGTGAGCCCGCAGAGGACGAAGTCAATGGCAAGACGTTTCACTTCGTCAAGGCCCAAGAGTTCAATCAGCTGCGAGACGGCGATCGGCTCATCGAGTATGGCACTCGTGACGGTGTAGACTATGGCACGAGCACAAAGGCCGTTGATGCTGTCGTCGACACGGGCAAAGTTCCCATCGTTGAGCTTGATCTCGAG GCCGCGCAATTCGCCAAAGACATGGACTTTTCAGCACGATATATCTTCATCAaatcttcctcctcagacgttgatgaagaaaaaaccAAGGACCTCTTCGACACTATCATTGTAGATGACGGCGACGTCGAAAAGACTGCAGCTAGCATTGGAGAATTCATTTTCAAGGGAGAAGCCGATGCAGAGACCAACGGCGATGCGAACATGGCCGATGCCCCGTCTGCaaatggcgaagaagaggcgtGA
- a CDS encoding AAA domain-containing protein encodes MPNAKRSKSSGGRAAATREPPKDTTDGRPTPAEVEEQEHRFVQVARQHWLKPGKKTAKVKVKNDVIKQGIWDVLEQDGFSYKLLLLLESLQTLESYLWPGYSEQASNYHVLILALICNVKRREHLETWKIFEERPDDFSSLFRRILSMTLDRTLSTTLRTHLLCFLIHAFQSLDCTIVRKECAPLVSIGIWHNLSTEKRQEAQLDSSPHLRKAWRAAQKRYDAADEATKARLRFERSWLYTLILDFINQLYNESSKSDQTLLYCERFTEFISDLQSQLPTRRYVNALVHDLHLTPLMRLSPLYNDAGSALLRDLHALLSHYTFFAIDDQSGIQLTRTEAFDRHCSLLGKLQRIALKHFKDKLTILALSNYGSIDKREELISHLDPLTDDELLDLVNLLDLRSAYPESLNLTIDRKFLIEFLLTTFERKKTFQETARRISIVPTEDTLFDDNFQRADSYDGSHPLALPKLNLQYLSVGDFVWRALVLYRCESFYGIRKDIEAALRRLRPEVRRPGETHFAGFSKMAMPIAKPTILEVVPALVGDDKPSLVRAEVSFDARRLGDGVRREWDTLRPGDVVFLLAIHPSPSAGQAAANGSKPAQSEAEKAGVLTVRAAEVVHITDDRGRHAREGGERLDQRRRIQLKLDSATENNFKPVLEAIRTLVLSEMPLPTWLHEVFLGYGDPAGAHYKNLPNRLKTIDYRDTFLGWQHLVESLPGKTVEPDDNVTGSFGPPYVLEAVDKTEEPQSGKPSKKRRRDAEPALLSEVETLKVSTYLPPNNGPYPIDAPKQNTVRFTPAQIEAIMSGSQPGLTVVVGPPGTGKTDVATQIINNIYHNFPNQKTLLIAHSNQALNQLFAKIIALDIDERHLLRLGHGEEDLDTEGSFSKYGRVESFLDNRDRFLYEVKKLAASLGAPGAHENSAETAGYFNAAYVEPAWAKFLLVAESGASTASDIVQNFPFHSYFSDAPQPLFPPEADRAQVLGIAQGCYRHISKIFSELADIRPFEILRREKDKANYLLTNEARIIAMTTTHAAIRRGEIAALGFHYDNVIMEEAAQITEIETFIPLAMQKPVDGELPLQRIVLCGDHFQNSPVIQSLAFRHYANLEQSLFSRLVRLGVPTVTLDQQGRARPSIAKLYEWRYPKLDNLPDVQTNPEFLRANAGFKYDFQFINVPNYKGRGEAEPTPHFIQNLGEAEYAVAIYQYMRLLGYPADKITILTTYAGQRALVKDVLAHRCANPIFGLPKAVATVDKYQGEQNDYIILSLTRTSRVGYLRDVRRMTVAFSRARLGLYVLGRREVFEACPELRPAFDVLLQRPDKLMLVTGELFPTERQSTDEDGPVEGEVVMEGVEHIGQYVFEMTNTRIQQLQAEQGVLMDSTIDEAEEDGQEGYYDEEDEKTLDPDILEVREGEAN; translated from the exons ATGCCTAACGCGAAGCGATCCAAAAGCTCTGGCGGGCGAGCTGCGGCCACACGCGAGCCGCCAAAAGATACGACAGACGGCCGCCCGACGCCAGCAGAggtggaggagcaggagcatcGCTTTGTGCAGGTTGCTCGGCAGCATTGGCTGAAACccggcaagaagacggcaaaggtcaaggtcaagaacGACGTCATCAAGCAGGGCATCTGGGACGTTCTGGAGCAGGATGGCTTCTCGTataagctgctgctgctgttggagagTCTGCAGACGTTGGAGAG CTATCTGTGGCCTGGGTATTCTGAGCAAGCGTCCAATTACCACGTCTTGATACTGGCGTTAATATGCAACGTCAAGAGACGAGAGCACCTCGAGACATGGA AAATCTTTGAAGAGAGGCCCGACGACTTCTCGTCCCTCTTCCGCCGCATCCTATCCATGACCCTCGACAGAACATTGTCGACGACGCTGCGAACACACCTCCTCTGCTTTCTCATCCACGCCTTCCAGAGCCTAGACTGTACCATTGTCAGGAAAGAATGCGCTCCTTTAGTGTCGATTGGCATCTGGCATAACCTGTCCACCGAGAAGCGTCAAGAAGCCCAGCTTGACTCTTCGCCCCATCTCAGAAAGGCTTGGAGGGCTGCTCAGAAGCGATATGACGCCGCAGACGAAGCTACCAAGGCACGGCTGAGATTTGAGCGTTCATGGCTTTACACCCTTATCCTTGATTTTATCAATCAGCTGTACAACGAAAGCAGCAAATCAG ACCAGACGCTTCTCTACTGCGAACGATTTACCGAGTTCATATCTGACTTGCAAAGCCAATTGCCAACGCGGCGTTACGTGAATGCCCTGGTCCATGATTTACATCTCACTCCTCTGATGAGACTGTCTCCGCTATACAACGATGCTGGCAGCGCTCTGCTGCGTGACCTCCATGCACTGCTCTCTCACTACACATTCTTCGCCATCGATGACCAGAGTGGCATCCAACTCACCCGAACAGAGGCATTTGACCGGCATTGCTCATTGTTGGGCAAGCTTCAACGAATTGCTCTCAAGCATTTCAAGGACAAACTcaccatcttggccttgtcaaacTACGGGTCCATTGACAAGCGAGAAGAATTGATATCACATCTTGATCCCCTCACCGATGATGAGCTGCTCGACTTGGTGAATCTTTTGGATCTTAGGTCTGCATATCCCGAAAGCCTCAACTTGACCATTGACCGCAAATTTCTCATTGAATTCCTCCTTACTACCTTTGAACGGAAGAAGACCTTCCAGGAGACTGCCCGGAGAATAAGTATAGTCCCGACTGAAGATACGTTGTTTGACGACAACTTTCAACGGGCGGATTCTTACGATGGTTCACATCCCCTGGCCCTGCCGAAGCTCAATCTTCAATATCTGTCAGTTGGTGATTTTGTTTGGAGGGCACTAGTGTTATATCGCTGTGAATCCTTTTACGGAATCCGCAAGGACATCGAGGCCGCGCTGCGTCGTCTTCGCCCGGAAGTCAGGCGGCCCGGCGAAACTCATTTTGCGGGCTTCTCGAAAATGGCCATGCCCATTGCCAAACCAACAATACTGGAAGTCGTCCCCGCTCTCGTTGGAGATGATAAGCCATCCCTTGTTCGAGCCGAAGTGTCTTTCGATGCTCGACGCCTAGGAGACGGTGTGCGCAGGGAATGGGACACTCTTCGGCCTGGCGATGTCGTCTTCTTATTAGCGATACACCCTTCCCCTTCAGCCGGCCAAGCTGCCGCAAATGGTAGCAAACCGGCCCAGTCAGAGGCTGAAAAGGCTGGTGTCTTGACGGTGAGAGCTGCTGAAGTGGTTCACATCACCGATGACAGAGGTCGCCATGCCAGGGAAGGCGGTGAGCGCCTCGACCAGAGACGACGTATCCAGTTGAAGCTGGATTCAGCAAC agaaaacaattTCAAGCCGGTTCTGGAAGCCATTCGTACTCTTGTCCTGTCAGAAATGCCACTGCCTACATGGCTTCATGAAGTATTTTTAGGTTATGGCGACCCAGCCGGCGCACATTACAAAAATCTGCCCAACAGGCTCAAGACGATTGATTACAGGGATACCTTTTTAGGCTGGCAGCATCTAGTCGAAAGCTTACCTGGCAAGACGGTCGAACCTGACGATAATGTTACCGGAAGCTTTGGGCCTCCGTACGTTCTTGAAGCCGTCGATAAAACAGAGGAACCCCAGAGCGGGAAGCCATCCAAGAAACGACGGCGCGATGCTGAACCAGCACTGCTCTCGGAAGTGGAAACCCTCAAAGTTTCAACTTACTTGCCTCCCAATAATGGACCTTACCCCATTGACGCACCCAAGCAGAACACAGTACGGTTTACTCCGGCTCAAatcgaggccatcatgtCTGGATCGCAGCCCGGGTTGACTGTGGTTGTTGGACCTCCGGGTACAGGCAAGACAGACGTTGCCACACAAATCATAAACAACATCTATCACAACTTTCCAAACCAAAAGACACTACTCATTGCCCACAGCAACCAAGCTCTCAACCAGCTCTTTGCCAAAATCATTGCATTGGATATCGATGAGAGACATTTGTTGCGTCTTGGTCATGGTGAGGAAGATCTGGACACTGAaggcagcttcagcaaaTACGGACGTGTTGAATCGTTTTTGGACAACCGAGACAGGTTTTTGTATGAAGTAAAGAAGCTCGCAGCAAGCTTGGGGGCTCCAGGAGCGCACGAGAACTCGGCCGAAACCGCAGGCTACTTCAACGCCGCCTACGTTGAGCCTGCTTGGGCCAAATTTCTTCTGGTAGCGGAGTCTGGTGCATCCACTGCCTCTGACATTGTGCAAAACTTTCCCTTTCACTCCTACTTTTCGGACGCTCCCCAGCCCCTGTTCCCGCCGGAGGCAGACCGAGCACAAGTATTGGGCATTGCTCAGGGCTGTTACCGCCACATTAGCAAAATCTTTTCCGAGTTGGCAGATATTAGGCCTTTTGAGATCCTTCGTCGTGAGAAGGATAAGGCCAATTATCTCCTCACCAACGAAGCCCGGATTATTGCAATGACCACGACTCATGCAGCAATCAGGAGGGGTGAGATTGCGGCCCTTGGATTCCACTACGACAACGTCATCATGGAGGAAGCGGCTCAAATCACCGAGATTGAAACGTTTATTCCTCTTGCCATGCAGAAACCCGTTGACGGCGAGTTGCCACTGCAGCGAATCGTGCTATGTGGTGACCACTTCCAAAACTCACCGGTTATCCAGAGTCTGGCTTTCCGTCATTATGCCAACCTGGAGCAGTCGCTGTTCTCACGACTAGTTCGACTGGGCGTGCCAACTGTTACCTTGGACCAGCAAGGTCGTGCTCGGCCCTCTATTGCCAAGCTGTACGAGTGGCGTTATCCTAAGCTCGACAACCTCCCCGATGTTCAGACTAACCCAGAGTTCTTGCGGGCAAATGCTGGCTTCAAGTATGACTTTCAGTTCATCAATGTTCCCAATTATAAGGGGCGTGGCGAAGCTGAACCGACACCGCACTTTATTCAAAACCTCGGCGAAGCTGAGTATGCGGTGGCCATCTATCAGTATATGCGACTTCTCGGATATCCTGCGGACAAAATCACCATACTCACAACATACGCTGGTCAACGGGCTCTGGTAAAGGATGTACTTGCCCACCGATGCGCAAACCCTATTTTTGGTCTCCCCAAGGCTGTTGCTACAGTCGACAAATACCAGGGAGAGCAAAATGATT ACATTATTCTTTCTCTGACTCGCACGTCGCGAGTAGGCTATCTTCGCGATGTCCGTCGTATGACTGTGGCCTTTTCTCGAGCGAGACTAGGACTCTACGTCCTCGGACGCCGAGAAGTGTTTGAAGCCTGTCCCGAGCTCCGACCAGCGTTTGATGTGCTTTTACAGCGTCCAGACAAACTCATGTTGGTGACGGGAGAGCTGTTTCCAACTGAGCGGCAAAGCACGGACGAAGATGGTCCTGTGGAAGGAGAAGTGGTCATGGAGGGCGTCGAGCACATTGGGCAGTATGTGTTTGAGATGACGAATACAAGGATACAACAGCTGCAGGCAGAGCAGGGCGTGCTGATGGACTCTACGATTGATGAGGCGGAGGAAGATGGGCAAGAGGGGTATtacgatgaggaagatgaaaagacGCTGGACCCGGATATTCTTGAGGTTcgagagggagaggcgaACTAG